A part of Amphiprion ocellaris isolate individual 3 ecotype Okinawa chromosome 16, ASM2253959v1, whole genome shotgun sequence genomic DNA contains:
- the disc1 gene encoding disrupted in schizophrenia 1 protein isoform X3 has product MFAGLMGLDCRSSSLLHHCEVMEGGRASGTAGSSGRKRLHRRPGYMRGEQSRIQSASQEEEEEEEEEEEDGRTTCMRNGKSVRHADIPDATCAQRLTPAVKVSLMSQLQPDKLACTSCKSKSFLCCVTRHLPALDCSSVNSHLGQSSTPQKELRLSPSPALHPPSEDSFNSSFSFIQQSLSSSQRTDTITTPAREPEPLNPSSKAPNLPQTKPETLSSEHNLSKQAAPVQTLSASTPGSHAEREELSLGGRFWLPDCDSRPVDIEVTSSLSVDSDTASASSVTSGYESATPASEHGWDNLVKKYEGVLQDCLQNNRTHTKIESMMLKLQRLQQKAILDDDYDAAERFGKKLEELCRERGALQLGLPSRQPSVALFLERLRQVVHSALQRSDCSQRRPVTQWEGAEPDAGERSDSSQGPLQRRERLIQEKRLVEEEIVELERRLAELKDRSRCLEQQIQQEEQQVEAEELEGSVLRSCTVAQLRDMSRTLQDLVTSENRTQISVSPPPSMLRLQEQEQALNLSIKEATAKVVMSQRLGSSLRRKVSETETQLLALHEAKLAAISGNDFSSAKELKAEMKAVYLERDRLEALAKRLHSLSSGSSQELARMKEQRQQLRQELEQREAQHESRLKENTTKYIELLEDRLHSCGCPGLERIWEADLEACHLFLRGLQLRTPSCSGADIEDLPPATVYPPTQLCTKEEEDCAMLTALGGRWCPEANLQNSEFTKIARLCH; this is encoded by the exons ATGTTTGCTGGACTGATGGGACTGGACTGTCGTAGCAGCTCTCTGCTTCACCACTGCGAAGTCATGGAAG GTGGCAGAGCATCAGGGACAGCTGGCAGCTCCGGCCGTAAGAGGCTCCACAGAAGACCAGGGTACATGAGAGGAGAGCAGTCCAGAATACAGAGCGCTtctcaggaggaggaggaggaggaggaggaggaagaggaggatgggaGGACTACTTGTATGAGGAACGGAAAATCTGTACGTCACGCTGACATCCCTGATGCAACGTGTGCTCAGAGGCTAACTCCTGCTGTCAAAGTGTCCTTAATGAGTCAGCTGCAGCCTGATAAACTCGCATGTACCTCCTGCAAGAGTAAGAGCTTTCTCTGCTGTGTTACCCGTCATCTCCCCGCTTTGGACTGCAGTTCTGTTAACAGCCATCTGGGTCAATCCTCAACACCACAGAAGGAACTCAGGTTAAGTCCGAGTCCGGCCCTCCATCCCCCATCAGAGGACTCCTTCAACTCCAGCTTCAGTTTCATCCAACAGTCGCTCAGCTCCAGCCAGAGGACGGACACAATCACTACACCAGCACGGGAACCAGAACCACTAAATCCATCAAGTAAAGCACCTAACTTGCctcaaacaaaaccagaaaccTTATCCAGTGAGCACAATTTGTCAAAGCAGGCAGCTCCTGTCCAAACACTGTCTGCCTCCACTCCAGGCAGCcatgcagagagagaggagctgtCGTTAGGTGGGAGGTTTTGGCTGCCTGACTGTGACTCTCGACCTGTTGACATAGAGGTGACCTCCTCGCTGTCTGTGGACTCTGACACCGCCTCCGCCTCCTCCGTCACCTCCGGCTACGAGAGCGCCACGCCTGCCTCGGAGCACGGCTGGGACAACCTGGTGAAGAAATACGAGGGAGTGCTGCAGGACTGCCTCCAAAACAACCGCACGCACACCAAG ATTGAGTCCATGATGTTGAAGCTGCAGAGACTTCAGCAGAAAGCCATTTTGGATGACGACTATGACGCAG CTGAGCGTTttgggaagaagctggaggagctgtGCAGAGAGCGAGGAGCTCTGCAGCTGGGTTTACCCTCCAGACAGCCCAGCGTGGCTTTGTTCCTGGAGAGGCTCAGACAGGTGGTGCACAGCGCCCTCCAGAGGAGCGACTGCAGCCAGCGCAGGCCAGTGACTCAATG GGAGGGTGCAGAGCCTGATGCAGGGGAGCGATCTGACTCATCGCAGGGTCCACTGCAACGAAGAGAACGTCTCATTCAAGAGAAACGGCTGGTAGAG GAGGAAATCGTGGAGCTGGAACGGCGGCTGGCAGAGCTGAAGGACCGCAGTCGATGCCTGGAGCAGCAGATCcagcaggaggagcagcaggtggAGGCCGAGGAGCTGGAGGGCTCCGTGCTGAGGAGCTGCACCGTGGCTCAGCTCCGCGACATGAGCCGAACCCTGCAGGACCTCGTCACGTCCGAAAACCGGACACAGATCTCCGTGTCTCCTCCGCCCTCCATGCTCAG ACTCCAGGAGCAGGAGCAGGCACTGAATCTGTCCATCAAGGAAGCTACAGCTAAA GTGGTCATGAGTCAGAGGCTGGGCAGCAGCCTGAGGAGGAAAGTCAGCGAGACTGAAACGCAGCTTTTGGCACTGCATGAAGCCAAACTGGCAGCCATCTCAG GTAATGACTTCAGCAGTGCCAAGGAGCTAAAAGCTGAGATGAAGGCGGTGTACCTGGAGCGGGACCGGCTGGAGGCTCTGGCCAAGAGGCTGCACAGCCTCAGCTCGGGCAGCAGCCAGGAGCTCGCCAggatgaaggagcagcggcagcagctcagacaggaGCTGGAGCAGAGGGAGGCCCAGCATG AAAGCCGCCTGAAAGAGAACACTACCAAGTATATCGAGCTACTGGAGGACAGATTGCACAG TTGTGGTTGCCCAGGCTTGGAGCGAATCTGGGAAGCCGACCTCGAAGCATGTCACCTTTTCTTGAGAGGTCTCCAGCTGCGGACTCCCAGCTGCAGTGGAGCAGATATCGAAGACCTCCCCCCCGCAACAGTTTATCCTCCAACCCAACTATGCACCAAAGAGGAAGAAGACTGTGCCATGTTGACTGCTTTAGGAGGTCGCTGGTGTCCCGAGGCCAACTTACAGAACTCAGAGTTCACTAAG ATAGCCCGTCTATGCCACTGA